The Juglans microcarpa x Juglans regia isolate MS1-56 chromosome 8D, Jm3101_v1.0, whole genome shotgun sequence genomic sequence AAGCCCATTGGTCGgacaagaatttcaaaaaattttaaaataccaTACAATTTGCAATCCAAATTCGAACTTTTGCATTCAgtgcaataaaaaaatatacaaatttaaataGGAACcgacaataaaaagaaaaaaaaaacatctgaACAGGTTTTACATATGAAAAATCAATTCTCACCAACCTATgacttcacaattttttttatactaatgACTAATTTTTAGTTTAATGATGCTATTTTATTGTTCCAAATGAATAGAGAATGCAAGATTTGTAAGAGTGGTAAATTACTAAGGCCAATATagaaatggtttcatctcaactcatctcatcattataatttttttaaattttcacacaaaatataataaataattcaattttttcaaattacaaaataataataatattaaaaaaaatattctaataatattttatttaacttttaatttttatataaaattatcttattttatctcactattcaaacatgACCTAAATGTTTCGATCATcaccaaaacaaaatctaatatagaactaaatatttttttttaacaaaaaaaataatttataaaggaGGCAAATTGCATCCATTAGTCCTAATGGGTGCAACCCCTACAGCCACTAGGGAAATACGACAGTACTCCCATTAGCCCTGATGAGTAGCCAGCCACCCTTACAGTCACCCATAGGGTGACCacattcaattatttttataattattattatttctaaattactaattataaaagataattatttCTTAGATTctatttagataaaaaaaaaaaaaaagtattgcatCTCATCCAATCttattactataattttttaaaattttcacataaaatataataaataatttaatttttttaaattctaaaaataataataatattaaaaaaataatattctaacaatattttattcaacttttatataaaatcatctcatctcatttcactatctaaatcacaccatattattttatattttatatgatcaatgataataaattagctaaaaattacattattaagttatataatttctacataaaataatatattaaaatttttaaaaatacatataggGGTTCAATCTTCAGtctggtccggtctggtccgaaaTTGGTAGACCTCTAGACCGGACTGAATTTCATTAATCCACATATTTTAAGACCAAGACTAACCGGTCCAGAATTCGGTTTGGTCTAATCGATTTTGCCGATCCGGACCGAATTCTTTACTTTCCTAAGCAGAGTTAAACACAAGCAAGTTTCCAATTCCCAACCTttcctaaaaaataagagagcGTGCCATGTCCTATCTACCAAGTGAAATTGTACTCTTCATATtacaatttgtatatatataacagaaaCGCTTTGGTCCAGCTCAATTGCTGTCGGAGGAAAAACAGTCCACCAATCAAAATGGCTACACGTAAAATTATGGAGGTTGGTTACAATAGAAGGAAAGCAGTTGATTAGttcccttcctcttcccctcccctcccccgtTCCAGCACTACACCGAAGCTTATTTTTGTTCCAGGACTATGTCAACAACtcaaaaatcactataaaatcACTTACCATAGAAAGTCAATCTTGCCGTCGCCTTTCACTCCTCAGAGAAGGAAAGCAGCTATTTTTGTTGCCGTCGCTGCCACCAATGGTTTGATTTTTACACGTTGTTTATCTCTTTTGTAGAGTGTCTTTCCAaaccaaaaaatgcatataaGAACTTTATAACCCAACACATAGTTTTGCACTTTGTTTCACCCCTGATGCTTGCACGATACTAACACattattgtttctttcttttgcacTGGATGTagagttttgatttttattttttttcccaagaatTCTTCTTGTTTCACCCCTTcctattacttatcaaaacaataatgtgttagaaaatataaataaaaattgaggaCACTAACTATTTGtaaaaacatcaaacataattttttgaaGAGTACTAGTTTGGCctaatacatttttttctcattaataGAAAAGCATACCTATCATTTATGGGCTCTTATCATGACAGTAATATAGACGATAGGTCTCTTATTTGACAGTAATATCGTCATGCATCTCATTACATGTTTTCTCATTACATTTTTCTTGAAGTTTACATGTTTTCTCATTACTGGTTTCCAACAATTAGGATCGTCTTgttttacatatataaaaaaacttatagcAAATACCTTTCAAGTTTATTGCAACagtgaaataatatatattaatccaTCCAAGgcatcatgcatatatatatggtcaagCAGCAAGTATGATCAGTCTAATTAATTACAGAAGATGATAGTTGAGAGGTTGATTATCAACATAATTATCTATATcatcatttctttaatttattggtCAAATTGAGCGTCTTCATCAGTACTAGTTCGACCCTTTTAATTTGATATACATAAGTGaaagcatatatataacataagcTAGCTATAAACTAGTCTATCAATTAAACttgatttgatgtgatttgtGCACTgactttttgtttcttattttttaacaaaagatcAAATTTGGAGTTCTTATAGTGATGAAGTTGAAGATGTTGTgaatttggaagatgaagttcgTATGAGTGACGAAGTGAATGTAGAAAATGTAGTGAATATGGAAGATGTAGTGAATTTGAGACCTTGTTTGAGTAGTGGTCTGAATGAGCCATTCATTGGCATGGTATTTGATGACGTAGAAGACGTCCAAACATTTTacaagacatatacaagaaaaaaaaggttttgtCATTCGGACCCAACATACTCGATTGTTgacaaaggagaaaaaattgTGTTGTAGACTACGTTTGCTCAAGGGAAGGATTTCAACAGGAAATAGGCAAACAAAAAGAACGAATAATTCCGGAACCTGCTGAGACAAAGATTGGTTGTAAAGCATTGatggggataaaaaaaaaatgtgaaaagtgGATAGTATGTAAGTTTGTGTTTCGACATAATCACATGCTACTTACATCGAGAAGTACTAGTTTGCTTCGTGAATTGACAGATAATGTTGGATACACTGAGAAGTACTACTTACACCGAGAGTCCAATATACCGACAAGGAAGATAATGTCGGTATCGAGTAAAGGAGTAGAGGGTGCCTTTAATATTGGGTGTATTGGCAAGGATGTGGAAAATTAATTGGGAAATTAAAAGAGGAAAATTTTTGAAGAGGGAGATGCACAAAAGTTATATGTGTATTTTCTTAATCGACAATGCAAAGAGCGCAGCAATACAATTGTTAATGctccagaatttttttttaaaaaaaaaaggggttacTGAGAAAACATTAAATTAGATGGTACTGTTATAAAGGATAAAGAATATCTAAGTTCATAGATAAAGAATTTTAAGACTACCTTTTACATGCTCTCTACTTGGAAAACTCAATAATAAGcaaaataacatattttgatTCTTTGCATTTCCATGTAAAATTACTCTCAGCCTCTTTTTCTTGCCAAGCATGTCATTGCTGAAAATCAAATAAGTAAATCATGGTAGCCATCAACTAATGGATAAGCTACTAGTAAATCATGCCAGATGCCttgcttcaattttttcaattgaaGACATTACCCTACATGGGTTACTCTTAAACTAATAACCATGAACCATTAAACTATTAGACCTGGAATCTACTTCTCTAGAGGTTTCATTCTAAAACAGACCCAATACCATGATATTGCAAAACAATAACCATAAAGTGATTGGAATTCAAATTGAATCATCAGATAGTTGCAAAAAACTGATATTGCTAGACTAAAGTAGTTTCAATCATACCAATGATAGGTAATGAGCAGCGGTTGGAGGGCCTTTGAGACGTTTTTACAAACAGTTGGTATTCATGGAGTAGATGAGTTATCAATCCATATGCCAAGATAATTTCCATAGCCCAAATTACAATCACTTCGAAATAAGATCTAACTCCAATACAAGAACTCCAATACAAGTCCAATACAAATTCTGTTAAgaccaaaaattttgaaatataaacattttaccAATCGGCAAAAATCTAGCAATGCGACATTAGGGGTGTCGTCGAGAGGCAGTTGCACCGATTCTCTGCCTTCAGGGATGAGTGGGGTGCCATCGAATTTGGGTTAGGATGGAGTGGGTGCCATTGCGTTTGGGTTGGGATGGAGTGGGATGCATGGAGTGGGTGCCGTCGGGTGGTGGGTTTGAATAGGAAGAAGTGGAATTGGATGGGTTGTTGGGGTGTAGTGGGATGCATGGTAATGGTGCTAAGCAACTGACGTGTCGCATTCTGATTGGTGGGTTGGTTTTTTAGATAAGCAGAAGGGTTGTTCCCCAGGTTTTCTTTAtgtataaacataaaaaattctattcattatccccacacaccacattttttttattataatttgttagacttgttcacaagaTTGTACATGTCAAGCAGTGGCCTCTTAAACCAGCCTTTATATAAGAGGTCAAGACAATACAAGAGTTTTACTTGAACAATGTGAGACTCacttgtgaacaagtctaacaaatttaaaaactgatagcatagtttttatcttctcagtttttaaattattgttataaatagaaattttaatttacaattttaattatataataatttgggtttgggtccaaaaaaatatttttggaccgagaaataatttttagtcCCAATGAGGTATCAATACCCTCGAAGTGGGCGGGGGCGGGGGTGCGAAGGGGATAGGATGTCTGCCCCCGCCCCTGGCATTGGGgaggggtgcgggggtggaaaACCTCCCCTCGCATATGTGGGGGCGGGGTGCGGGAAATGGgtgaccccgcccccgcccccgcccccgcatccGCATATGTGTGTATGACCCCTAATGAGTGCCCTCTAACGAGTGGCTCGATCATCCTTGGATTGGTCTCATATAATTTGGCATATgctaactttttttatttaaattcgaTAGACTATAATTAGTATTAATCACttgagaatttctttaattttttgatgAGACTGAGGCCTGGTTTGATTATAtagataaaattatctcatctcatataatcattataattttttcaaacttccacataaaatataataaacaattaaattttttcaaattcgaaaataaaaataatataaaaaaattatattttaacaatattttattcaattttcaatttttatttcatctcatctcatctgtataattAATCTGTAGTCACTTAAATGTGAGGGAACTCTTGTGACTTCGTGCCATTTAAGGGCTTGTTTAAgaacacaaaccatctcatcttatttcattttatttcaaacacaaatacttttcaattttaaatctttaactttgtCATCTAATCATactgtattaattattataacttttcaaaacttccaaacaaaatataaaaaaataatattttcaaattttaaaataaaaataatattaagatttatataCTAACAATATTGttagtttataataattttattcaatttattttttcatttttcaaaatttaataaaatatcgttactcaaataattttattattatttatcaattattttattaatatttattaaattttaatttcatttcattcctcCGTAGTCCCCTAAAATCCCTGAAATCGAATTCTCCGTGAATTGGATCACAGCCACGCCTAGGAAGAAGCCCAACTCCGGTTTCCTCTCGTACCAATTTTATTTAGCGcgaacaggaaaaaaaaaaatgaaaaaaagggggggaaaaggaaaaggaaaaggaaaggacGAAGTTAATTTTTGAATCCTGATTCCTAACGGCTAGCCCTCTTCTTTTCGAAATCCGACTGAGAAAAGTTGCGAAAAAAAGACTGCTTTCATACAAGAAACCTCGACGATTCGATTCGATTCGATTCCCAAAGATTAAGCCTTGCCGGTGTAACTCTCTCTAGGGCTTGCAATCTCCTATCCTCTGCAAATTCTTGGCCTTCATTTGCCCCCAAAGAAAACCAAGACGCCCTCGTTTTCGTCCTCCAAACTCATACCCTAAGTCCATTCACCACATTTGAGAGGTTCAGTTTTCTGTTGTGAATTCGGGTTCTCGAGGTTTATAGGGTTTTGATCGGGGTCCAAGAATTCCTCGAGATGGACCCCTCCCAAGGAGTCGACGACTACATCAAAGAATCCATTGATCACTCCCTAGGGCTCCCCGTATCTACGCGGACTCTGGATTTGAAGCTTCACTCCTCCGAAGAGGCACAGCGCCGACTCCGCAACCGGTGCCTTTCCCTACAGACCCAATTGCAGGAGAAAGAAGACGTCATCGAGCGCGTTAGGGTTCGTTCGTTGCAACTTCCCGAactaaatatgtatttttttatttaaagattgtGTTTTCGTTCCTGGTTTAATTTATTCGTTTGTTTTTTCAGGCTGAAGCGAGTATGAATGCGTTAGCATTGAAGAAGTTCGTGGAGGAGAATCAGAACTTAGCTATGGAGTGTGCAAATCTTTTATGTCAGCGTAATAAGTGGGAGAGGGAGTGCTCGCTTTACGATCGTGACCGCGAAGCATTGATGGAATTTGGGAATGAGACCGATCAGCGTGCCAAGGAGGCCGAGATTCGAGTTCATGAGTTAGAGGAGGAGGTCAGAAGGATTTGGGACGAATTGCAGTTCTACAAGCATGAATACAATATGCGTGCGGTAATTTCTGTTCGCTGTCTACCATCCTTTTCTAAATATATCTGTGTTTTTTCATCTTAATTGTGATAGTTGAAAGAGAAAGGTACCTGGAAACTTTGATGGGTGATATCTTTCAGTGGATTtcgtaggatttttttttttttggtactgTAAGAAGAGGAGTTcgtaaaatcattttcaaaatcatttgaATCCTACGAATGTTTGGTAACaacatgagatgagaaatttttaaaattttttataatttttttcttaaaaatcaaatacgtgacatttttcaatttcaaatgtttaacattttcttttaatcattatctaaacacaaaaatcaataagGGGATATTTGAAAATAGTTTTAGTTTCATCCCATCCCATTTTATCTCATCGCAtcctatttcatttttttctcaaatatcatttaaacacaaataagcactttcaaactaattattatgactttttcaaatttgcaaaaacaaaaaaaaataataatttaaattttttcgaatctcaaaataaaaattatattttaacaatattttaactttatagtattttttattcaattttttttctcattttacaaaacctcataaaatattaactcaaactatcttgagtaatattagatacagtcatgCGCGACGCTTTCACATTCTACGACTCCATcatactactattcataaaattttcatttcatcacattCTTCGAGCATCCtctcaacttttctaaactttcaaataaaacacaaaaatcaatacaactttttcaaattttaaaacaaaaattatatttaaacagttttttaactttataatattttaattcaattttttttctcatttttcaaaatataataaaatattttgacttaatcaatttcactactattcagtCTTGCAATATCTTTCAGAATGGCTAGTTGAATCTTTGGTACTATCTGTGCATATTGCTACAATATATATGCGTGTCATATCCACACACACGCGTGCGCTATTTACATCCAAATCAGGGATGCTTTTAATGCAAAGAGTTGTGAATGCGTAAGATGATTTTAATGCttttaatatatgcatttcCTTGCATTCAAGTTTTTTagttttgtatttgatttgaaaaagaaaggaaaagaattacATCTTATGGTAAaccttttcctttgttttatgTGTAAGGGTAGTGGTGAATCTGTTAGTCATTTATTACTTCATTGTAAGGTGGTTAGGGCCATTTGGGATGATATTTTCTGCGGGACTGGACTTGCATGGGTAATACCTGGGAGGG encodes the following:
- the LOC121243185 gene encoding uncharacterized protein LOC121243185; its protein translation is MDPSQGVDDYIKESIDHSLGLPVSTRTLDLKLHSSEEAQRRLRNRCLSLQTQLQEKEDVIERVRAEASMNALALKKFVEENQNLAMECANLLCQRNKWERECSLYDRDREALMEFGNETDQRAKEAEIRVHELEEEVRRIWDELQFYKHEYNMRAVDSSTDETVIENNLLESVLTTLIIKDDVASVHGFLEANSRHESCQTMLKMWNCLRPSTQKVLSLAAEVKILEKDK